The proteins below are encoded in one region of Sulfitobacter sp. SK012:
- the def gene encoding peptide deformylase: MIRPILLHPDPRLKKACAPVVDLTDELRSLADDMLSTMYDAPGVGLAAPQVGVLSRLIVLDCVKAEGETPRPLIMFNPKIVGVSEEMNTYEEGCLSIPEQFADVTRPAEVEVTWMDRDGKEMREEMDQLWATCVQHEIDHLDGKLFIDHIKPLRRQMITRKMVKLKREIARG, from the coding sequence ATGATACGCCCTATCCTTTTGCACCCCGATCCCCGGCTTAAGAAAGCCTGCGCGCCCGTTGTCGACCTGACAGATGAGCTGCGCAGCCTTGCCGATGACATGCTGTCGACAATGTATGACGCACCTGGTGTGGGTCTTGCTGCGCCGCAGGTGGGCGTTTTGAGCCGTCTTATCGTGCTCGATTGCGTGAAGGCCGAAGGCGAAACGCCGCGGCCTTTGATCATGTTCAACCCGAAGATTGTCGGGGTGTCTGAAGAGATGAACACCTACGAGGAAGGCTGCCTCAGCATTCCTGAGCAATTCGCGGATGTTACGCGCCCTGCCGAGGTCGAAGTGACGTGGATGGACCGCGATGGCAAAGAGATGCGTGAAGAGATGGATCAGCTGTGGGCCACATGTGTGCAGCACGAGATCGATCATCTGGACGGCAAATTGTTTATCGATCACATCAAGCCGTTGAGACGCCAGATGATTACGCGCAAGATGGTCAAGCTCAAGCGTGAGATTGCGCGCGGATGA
- a CDS encoding threonine-phosphate decarboxylase: MTKRNLDHGGGIDAAAAQFGGDRSRWIDLSTGINPVPYPLPQLPTDAWTALPDRAAQNALCDAARSFWQAPDSVGLTATPGASAPIAMIPRLAEIGTVAIPGPTYNEHAASFAAAGWEIRGSGGSASVHVNPNNPDGRIWCVQDLTGDLRIIDESFCDVTPQATLMANASTPGTLILKSFGKFWGLAGLRLGFVIGDPKLTAQLAQMLGPWPVAGPALSIGTAALRDQDWANATRARLTTDAARLDGLMLSTGATLVGGTSLFRLYDVADATTVQTRLAQSHIWSRTFPYNPRWLRLGLPAPAHWKRLEAALA, from the coding sequence TTGACTAAAAGAAATCTTGATCATGGTGGCGGAATTGATGCTGCAGCCGCGCAGTTTGGTGGGGATCGGTCCAGATGGATTGATTTATCGACTGGGATCAATCCGGTGCCATACCCCCTGCCCCAACTGCCAACCGATGCTTGGACAGCGCTACCAGATCGCGCCGCACAAAACGCGCTGTGCGATGCGGCCCGCAGTTTTTGGCAAGCGCCCGACAGCGTGGGCCTGACTGCCACGCCAGGGGCCTCTGCACCCATCGCAATGATACCGCGTCTGGCAGAAATAGGGACCGTCGCCATTCCCGGCCCCACTTATAACGAACATGCCGCAAGCTTTGCTGCTGCTGGCTGGGAAATCCGGGGCAGCGGCGGCAGCGCAAGCGTCCATGTGAATCCCAACAACCCCGATGGGCGTATCTGGTGCGTACAGGACCTCACGGGCGATCTCAGGATCATCGATGAGAGTTTTTGCGACGTAACTCCGCAGGCAACATTGATGGCCAATGCAAGCACACCCGGCACCCTGATTCTAAAGAGCTTTGGTAAATTCTGGGGCCTCGCCGGGTTGCGCTTGGGTTTTGTGATCGGAGACCCAAAACTTACGGCCCAGCTGGCGCAAATGCTGGGGCCGTGGCCCGTGGCCGGACCGGCGCTCAGCATCGGAACCGCCGCATTGCGCGACCAAGACTGGGCAAATGCGACACGTGCCCGTCTCACGACCGATGCTGCCCGTCTGGACGGATTGATGCTGTCCACTGGCGCGACCCTCGTCGGCGGTACCAGCCTCTTTCGGCTTTATGATGTCGCCGACGCCACCACCGTGCAGACCCGCCTTGCACAATCGCACATCTGGAGCCGCACCTTCCCTTACAACCCCCGATGGCTACGCCTTGGCTTGCCCGCACCGGCCCATTGGAAGCGGCTTGAGGCCGCACTCGCATGA
- the def gene encoding peptide deformylase — translation MSVLEIVQWPDARLCETCVPVDEITPEIEALAADMLETMYAAPGRGLAGPQVGAMHRIFVMDAGWKEGKPDPLVCINPMLQEIGEDRVVSTEGCLSIPGVQADVSRPAQVQMMWTGLNGGRYVQAFDGFAAACVQHEIDHLDGIVTFDHLDAETRAILEAPYLEARI, via the coding sequence ATGAGCGTTTTGGAAATTGTGCAATGGCCAGATGCGCGCCTGTGCGAAACCTGCGTTCCCGTGGATGAGATTACACCCGAGATCGAAGCTTTGGCGGCAGATATGCTTGAGACGATGTATGCGGCACCGGGGCGCGGATTGGCGGGCCCCCAGGTCGGCGCGATGCACCGGATATTTGTGATGGACGCAGGCTGGAAAGAGGGCAAACCGGACCCGCTGGTTTGCATCAATCCGATGTTGCAAGAAATTGGCGAAGACCGTGTTGTTAGCACAGAAGGTTGCCTGAGTATTCCGGGCGTGCAAGCAGACGTGTCGCGCCCCGCACAGGTCCAGATGATGTGGACCGGTTTGAATGGTGGACGCTACGTACAGGCGTTTGATGGATTTGCTGCGGCTTGTGTGCAGCATGAGATTGATCATCTGGATGGGATCGTAACGTTTGACCACTTGGATGCCGAGACCCGCGCCATTTTAGAAGCACCCTATCTGGAGGCCCGAATATGA
- the def gene encoding peptide deformylase: MTIRPLLQWPDKRLRTVAADVASVTDAERAIWDDMIDTMDRVPGVGLGANQIGVMQRLAVVDTSEARDKRIRMANPVVIDASAVMREYDEASPCLPGVSAKISRPRGVKVQYLDETGAEVTRDFVGLEAVSVQHQIDHLAGKMYFDNLSKTRRDMLLRRARKLGG, from the coding sequence ATGACGATACGTCCATTACTGCAGTGGCCTGACAAACGCCTACGCACAGTTGCGGCGGACGTTGCATCTGTGACGGATGCTGAGCGGGCGATATGGGATGATATGATCGACACCATGGACCGTGTTCCCGGTGTGGGGCTTGGGGCAAACCAGATCGGCGTTATGCAACGGTTGGCCGTAGTTGATACGTCAGAGGCGCGGGACAAACGGATCAGGATGGCAAATCCAGTTGTGATCGATGCCTCAGCCGTGATGCGTGAATACGACGAGGCAAGCCCGTGCTTGCCCGGTGTATCGGCCAAAATCAGCCGTCCCCGTGGCGTGAAGGTCCAGTATTTGGATGAGACAGGCGCTGAAGTGACCCGCGATTTTGTGGGTCTTGAAGCGGTAAGCGTGCAGCATCAGATCGACCATCTTGCGGGCAAAATGTATTTCGACAACCTAAGCAAAACCCGGCGTGACATGCTCTTGCGCCGAGCGCGCAAGCTGGGCGGATAG
- the rnhA gene encoding ribonuclease HI → MAKLYAYTDGACSGNPGPGGWGTLMRAMDGNTVVKERELKGGEALTTNNRMELLAAISALEALDRTTEITIVTDSNYVKNGITAWIFGWKKNGWKNAAKKPVKNVELWQRLDTANARHKVTWEWVKGHAGHPENERADALARAGMAPFKPK, encoded by the coding sequence ATGGCTAAACTTTACGCATACACAGACGGCGCATGTTCAGGAAATCCGGGCCCCGGCGGCTGGGGAACCTTGATGCGCGCCATGGACGGTAACACCGTGGTCAAAGAACGCGAGCTTAAGGGCGGCGAGGCATTGACCACCAACAACCGGATGGAATTGCTGGCGGCGATCAGCGCGCTCGAAGCGCTGGACCGCACCACCGAAATCACCATCGTGACCGACAGCAATTACGTCAAAAATGGCATCACGGCTTGGATCTTTGGCTGGAAGAAAAACGGCTGGAAGAACGCGGCCAAAAAGCCCGTCAAAAATGTCGAGCTGTGGCAGCGCCTCGATACGGCCAATGCCCGCCACAAAGTCACGTGGGAATGGGTTAAAGGCCACGCAGGCCACCCCGAGAACGAACGCGCCGATGCGTTGGCGCGTGCGGGCATGGCCCCGTTCAAACCAAAATGA
- the cbiB gene encoding adenosylcobinamide-phosphate synthase CbiB → MTTPTLLFFAMLLDGIFGEPRWLWSRLPHPAVLMGRAVDTLEHRLNAGENRLFKGCVTLVVLILGAALLGWALSLLGAVVEILIAAILLAQHSLVDHVRAVASGLRMSLPEGRRAVAMIVSRDTAQMDAPAIARSAIESGAENLGDGVIAPAFWFLIGGLPGLLIYKIVNTADSMIGYRTPRHEQFGKAAARMDDLLNWIPARLTALLIAIPGNAMNQWREIAADARLHRSPNAGWPEAAMARAIDVALAGPRAYDGVMQPFAWVNGLGARDIGPPAIDAAITRLWQAWALTLATTAILSLLS, encoded by the coding sequence ATGACCACACCAACTCTACTCTTCTTCGCGATGTTGCTTGATGGGATATTTGGAGAACCGCGCTGGCTGTGGTCGCGTTTGCCACATCCTGCCGTGTTAATGGGCCGCGCTGTCGATACGCTGGAACATCGCCTGAACGCCGGAGAAAACCGCCTGTTCAAAGGATGCGTTACCCTCGTTGTGCTCATACTTGGGGCTGCGCTCTTGGGCTGGGCTCTCAGTTTGCTAGGGGCTGTTGTCGAGATCCTCATCGCCGCCATCCTTTTGGCGCAGCACTCCTTGGTGGATCACGTGCGCGCAGTTGCCAGTGGTTTGCGCATGTCGTTGCCTGAGGGTCGGCGCGCCGTCGCCATGATCGTCAGCCGCGATACTGCCCAAATGGACGCGCCTGCCATCGCCCGCTCTGCCATTGAAAGTGGCGCAGAGAACCTTGGAGATGGGGTGATTGCACCGGCTTTTTGGTTCCTGATCGGCGGTCTACCCGGACTTCTGATTTACAAAATCGTGAACACCGCCGACAGCATGATAGGCTACCGCACACCGCGCCACGAACAGTTCGGCAAAGCTGCCGCGCGCATGGATGACCTGCTCAATTGGATACCCGCCCGCCTGACTGCCCTGCTGATCGCAATCCCCGGCAACGCTATGAACCAGTGGCGCGAAATCGCGGCGGATGCCCGGCTACACCGTTCGCCGAATGCTGGTTGGCCCGAGGCCGCAATGGCGCGCGCCATAGATGTGGCACTCGCCGGGCCCCGCGCCTATGATGGCGTGATGCAACCTTTTGCATGGGTTAATGGCTTGGGTGCGCGCGACATCGGCCCGCCCGCAATCGACGCGGCCATCACCCGCCTGTGGCAAGCTTGGGCACTGACTTTAGCCACAACGGCCATCTTAAGCCTGCTGTCGTAA
- a CDS encoding MalY/PatB family protein, translated as MSFDTSITSFDTPIDRRGTHCSKWDTMEKLFGVSPDTGIAMWVADMDFPAPRVVQDAVQGMVDHGIFGYFGDETEYRAAICWWMENRHGWAVNPDHIFTTHGLVNGTAMCIDAFTQPGDGVILFTPVYHAFARVISAAGREVVECPLKNVDGRYAMDFDAYEAQMTGNEKMLILCSPHNPGGTVWSRAELQTVADFAIRHDLVLVSDEIHHDLVMPGKRHIAMALLDGISDRLVMMTATTKTFNIAGSHSGNVIIADDKLRARFATRMAALGLSANSFGLFMATAAYSQEGAAWVDDLVAYLDGNRQLFDAAINAIPGLKSMPLEATYLAWVDFDDTGMSRDEITTRIQKNAGIAANHGISFGKGGESFMRFNLGTPRARVEDACNRLAEAFKDLQ; from the coding sequence ATGAGTTTTGACACCTCCATCACAAGCTTTGACACCCCCATCGACCGCCGCGGCACCCACTGCTCGAAGTGGGACACGATGGAAAAGCTCTTCGGTGTGTCCCCCGATACCGGCATTGCTATGTGGGTCGCAGATATGGATTTTCCCGCACCTCGTGTCGTTCAGGACGCGGTGCAGGGTATGGTCGATCATGGCATCTTCGGGTATTTCGGCGATGAGACCGAATACCGCGCCGCGATCTGCTGGTGGATGGAAAACCGCCACGGCTGGGCTGTGAACCCAGATCATATCTTTACCACACACGGCCTTGTGAACGGCACAGCCATGTGTATCGACGCCTTTACTCAGCCCGGCGATGGCGTGATCCTGTTTACCCCAGTCTACCACGCGTTTGCCCGCGTAATTTCAGCTGCAGGGCGCGAAGTGGTGGAATGTCCGTTGAAAAATGTTGATGGCCGCTATGCTATGGATTTTGATGCATATGAGGCCCAAATGACGGGCAACGAAAAAATGCTGATCCTATGCTCGCCGCACAACCCCGGCGGCACCGTATGGAGCCGCGCAGAACTGCAAACCGTCGCCGATTTCGCAATTCGTCATGATCTGGTGTTGGTCTCCGATGAGATACACCATGATCTGGTGATGCCCGGCAAAAGACATATTGCCATGGCCTTGCTCGACGGGATCTCAGACCGGCTGGTGATGATGACCGCAACCACCAAGACCTTTAACATCGCGGGTTCGCATTCTGGCAATGTCATTATCGCGGATGACAAACTGCGCGCACGCTTTGCAACACGCATGGCCGCACTTGGCCTTTCGGCAAACTCCTTTGGTTTGTTTATGGCCACTGCCGCCTATTCGCAGGAAGGGGCCGCTTGGGTTGACGATTTGGTCGCCTATCTGGATGGCAACCGGCAGCTTTTCGACGCGGCAATCAATGCAATTCCGGGACTTAAATCCATGCCGCTTGAGGCGACCTATCTTGCGTGGGTGGATTTTGATGACACCGGCATGTCCCGCGATGAAATAACCACGCGCATCCAAAAGAACGCAGGCATCGCCGCCAATCATGGAATTAGCTTTGGCAAAGGCGGTGAGAGCTTTATGCGCTTTAATCTCGGCACGCCTCGCGCTCGCGTAGAGGATGCCTGCAACCGCCTCGCCGAAGCTTTCAAAGATCTACAATAA
- a CDS encoding lytic murein transglycosylase: MRSYIFAAALTICPMIAAASCGGSFPAFIDGLKTEAVAIGIPTATADAFFKTVRQDPAVLRADQAQGVFQRPFIDFSRRLISADRLNRGIAMGKKYDAVFDRIETDYGVDRGVLLAFWAFETDYGSFQGDFNTANALATLAHDCRRPELFRPQIFAAMELFAKGEFNPGTTTGAWAGEIGMVQMLPRDILENGTDGDGDGKVSLKTSPPDALISGANMLKSLGWRADEPWLAEVTLPADFDWSLTGLETTKTVADWQSLGVTPRNGPLSDPLTASILIPQGRAGPAFVAYPNFRVYFEWNQSFTYVLTAAYFGTRLQGAQVYDAGNPATGLNGGQMKSLQSKLAARGYDVGKIDGILGSGTRAAVRAEQTRLGLPVDGWPTPKLLQQL; the protein is encoded by the coding sequence ATGCGTTCCTATATTTTTGCTGCTGCTCTCACCATATGCCCCATGATCGCTGCCGCCAGCTGTGGCGGGTCCTTCCCCGCATTCATCGATGGGCTAAAAACTGAGGCTGTCGCCATCGGCATACCCACAGCCACGGCGGATGCTTTCTTCAAAACCGTACGCCAAGACCCTGCTGTTTTGCGTGCTGATCAAGCGCAAGGTGTGTTCCAACGCCCCTTCATCGATTTCTCGCGCCGCCTGATCTCTGCTGATCGCCTTAACCGTGGCATCGCAATGGGCAAGAAATACGATGCGGTCTTTGACCGAATTGAAACCGACTACGGTGTGGATCGTGGCGTCCTGCTAGCCTTTTGGGCATTCGAAACGGATTACGGCAGCTTTCAAGGCGATTTCAACACAGCCAACGCACTGGCAACATTAGCCCATGATTGCCGCCGGCCAGAGCTCTTCCGTCCGCAAATCTTCGCCGCAATGGAGCTTTTTGCAAAGGGCGAGTTTAACCCTGGGACCACCACAGGTGCCTGGGCCGGCGAAATTGGCATGGTTCAGATGCTGCCGCGTGACATCCTCGAGAACGGCACCGACGGCGATGGCGATGGCAAAGTCAGCCTGAAAACCTCTCCGCCTGATGCACTGATCTCAGGCGCGAATATGCTCAAATCCCTTGGCTGGCGCGCTGATGAACCTTGGTTGGCCGAAGTCACTTTGCCTGCGGATTTTGATTGGTCTCTTACCGGGCTCGAAACCACAAAAACCGTTGCTGACTGGCAATCACTTGGGGTGACCCCGCGCAATGGTCCTTTATCCGATCCGCTCACTGCGTCCATCTTGATCCCTCAAGGTCGCGCCGGTCCAGCATTTGTCGCTTACCCTAATTTTCGAGTCTATTTCGAATGGAACCAAAGCTTTACCTACGTTTTAACTGCTGCGTATTTTGGCACCCGCCTACAGGGCGCACAGGTTTATGACGCGGGCAATCCTGCGACAGGTTTGAATGGTGGCCAGATGAAATCACTGCAAAGCAAGCTGGCCGCACGTGGCTATGATGTCGGCAAAATCGACGGTATCCTTGGCAGTGGCACCCGCGCGGCAGTGCGCGCCGAACAAACACGCCTTGGCCTGCCCGTCGATGGCTGGCCCACCCCAAAGCTCTTGCAGCAACTCTGA
- a CDS encoding trimeric intracellular cation channel family protein, whose product MTLLSLLDYASVLIFAITGALVASRAQLDLVGFGFIACLTALGGGTLRDLLLDRNPIFWIATPTYLAVASAAALIVFFTAHLLESRYRALIWLDSLALAVAVPAGAGVALSLDQSPVIVVLMGMITGCMGGVMRDVVIGQVPLLLKQGELYATAAFAGATTAVLITHYLPDASFALVACAGVTWVLRAGSLHFGWHLPVYKSTPPKI is encoded by the coding sequence ATGACACTGCTTAGCCTGCTCGATTACGCCTCCGTCCTGATCTTTGCGATCACCGGTGCATTGGTCGCGAGCCGCGCCCAGCTTGATCTGGTGGGCTTTGGCTTTATCGCGTGTCTTACGGCCCTTGGCGGTGGCACGCTGCGTGACTTGCTGTTGGACCGTAATCCGATCTTTTGGATCGCCACGCCTACTTATCTTGCAGTTGCTTCAGCGGCTGCTCTCATCGTCTTTTTCACCGCACATTTGCTAGAGAGCCGCTATCGCGCGTTGATCTGGCTCGACAGTCTCGCCTTGGCCGTGGCCGTCCCCGCGGGTGCTGGTGTTGCGCTATCGCTCGATCAATCGCCGGTTATCGTGGTGCTCATGGGAATGATCACCGGCTGTATGGGCGGCGTGATGCGCGACGTCGTTATCGGCCAAGTACCTCTTTTGCTGAAACAGGGCGAGCTTTACGCTACCGCCGCTTTTGCAGGGGCCACGACAGCTGTGTTGATTACGCACTATCTGCCTGATGCAAGTTTCGCCTTGGTCGCTTGCGCCGGTGTGACGTGGGTCTTGCGCGCGGGGTCGTTGCATTTCGGCTGGCACCTGCCCGTTTACAAAAGCACGCCGCCCAAAATTTGA
- a CDS encoding class I SAM-dependent methyltransferase produces the protein MSDAETTRLYAAKAQEYADLTEKSAQADPILAAFIADLPQNAHVLDLGCGPGQMSLTMAEAGHRVTALDAVAEMVALIPDHANITPLHGDFDTTHVPHAYDGIWANFSLLHATRDALPRHLSSLHSALRPKGLFHIGMKLGTDTKRDAIGRRYTYVTQDELTHLLTNADFTVTAHHLGRDKGLDGTYADWIVLRAYG, from the coding sequence ATGAGCGATGCTGAAACCACCCGCCTTTACGCCGCCAAAGCGCAAGAATACGCTGATCTGACCGAAAAATCAGCGCAAGCTGACCCTATTCTAGCTGCGTTTATCGCCGACCTCCCTCAGAACGCACATGTACTTGATCTCGGCTGCGGTCCGGGCCAGATGTCCCTGACCATGGCCGAAGCAGGCCATCGCGTCACCGCTCTGGATGCCGTTGCTGAGATGGTTGCCCTGATCCCCGATCACGCCAACATCACACCACTTCACGGTGATTTTGACACGACACATGTGCCGCATGCCTATGACGGCATTTGGGCCAACTTTAGTTTGCTGCACGCGACGCGCGATGCCCTGCCGCGTCACCTGTCATCCCTACATTCAGCACTCAGGCCCAAGGGTCTTTTCCACATCGGCATGAAGCTTGGCACTGATACAAAACGCGACGCAATCGGCCGGCGATATACCTATGTGACCCAAGATGAGTTGACCCACCTGCTCACAAACGCAGACTTTACTGTAACCGCACATCACCTTGGTCGCGATAAGGGGCTGGACGGCACCTATGCGGATTGGATAGTGCTCCGCGCATATGGCTAA
- a CDS encoding response regulator, whose translation MRVLIVESQPELGGLWQRHLVRQGMVVARVDGQNEATDYLANHQVDIIILDLVIDEGSALAVADYANYRQPDARVIFVTNTTFFSDGSIFAHSANARAYVQSNTPPEDLAAMVEHYGSEARP comes from the coding sequence ATGAGAGTGCTTATTGTTGAAAGCCAACCGGAACTCGGTGGGCTTTGGCAGCGCCATCTTGTGCGCCAAGGCATGGTTGTTGCCCGCGTAGATGGCCAGAATGAAGCGACGGATTACCTTGCAAATCATCAGGTTGATATCATTATCCTCGATCTGGTGATCGACGAAGGATCGGCGCTCGCGGTCGCAGATTATGCCAACTATCGCCAGCCAGACGCACGGGTGATCTTTGTGACCAATACGACGTTTTTCTCGGACGGGTCGATTTTTGCGCATTCAGCAAATGCGCGCGCCTATGTACAAAGCAATACTCCGCCCGAAGACCTTGCCGCGATGGTCGAACATTACGGGTCAGAAGCGCGGCCTTAG
- a CDS encoding glutathione S-transferase family protein, with translation MGLLVDGKWQDKWYDTSASGGSFKRDEAKFRNWITVDGSAGPTGDAGFKAETDRYHLYVSLACPWAHRTLIFRALKGLQEHIGVSAVHPDMLDEGWTFADDYPGATGDAQFGLPFARDIYTRANPAFTGRVTVPILWDRVQETIVSNESSEIIRMFNSAFDGITGNTDDYWPTDLHETIAPINDRIYDTINNGVYKAGFATTQEAYDAAVGPLFDSLDWVESILSENRYLAGDRLTEADWRLFTTLARFDLVYHLHFKCNRRRIIDYPNIWAYTRELYQIPGVAETVNFDHIVRHYHYSHETINPHRIIPTNPVLDWYAPHSRS, from the coding sequence ATGGGCCTTTTGGTAGACGGAAAATGGCAAGACAAGTGGTATGATACCAGCGCATCAGGCGGCAGTTTTAAGCGCGACGAGGCAAAGTTCCGCAACTGGATCACCGTAGACGGCAGCGCAGGCCCGACCGGCGACGCCGGTTTCAAGGCCGAGACAGACCGGTATCATCTCTATGTTAGCCTCGCCTGCCCCTGGGCGCACCGCACGCTGATTTTTCGCGCGCTCAAAGGATTACAGGAACATATTGGCGTCTCAGCCGTGCATCCCGATATGCTGGATGAGGGCTGGACGTTTGCGGATGATTACCCCGGCGCAACAGGCGACGCTCAGTTTGGTCTCCCGTTTGCGCGCGACATCTACACCCGGGCGAATCCGGCGTTCACAGGCCGGGTGACCGTGCCAATCCTGTGGGACCGCGTCCAAGAAACAATCGTCTCAAACGAAAGCTCTGAGATTATTCGGATGTTCAACAGTGCCTTTGATGGGATCACTGGAAACACCGACGATTATTGGCCAACCGACCTGCACGAAACGATCGCCCCGATTAATGACCGCATCTATGACACGATCAACAATGGCGTCTATAAAGCCGGGTTTGCGACCACCCAAGAAGCTTACGACGCGGCCGTTGGGCCCCTTTTCGACAGCCTCGATTGGGTCGAATCCATCCTCTCAGAAAACCGCTACCTCGCTGGGGACCGCCTGACCGAAGCGGATTGGAGGCTGTTCACCACGCTGGCGCGTTTTGATCTGGTGTACCACTTGCATTTCAAATGTAATCGCCGCCGGATCATCGATTATCCGAATATCTGGGCCTACACCCGCGAGCTTTATCAGATACCCGGCGTCGCAGAGACTGTGAATTTCGATCATATCGTGCGGCATTACCACTACAGCCACGAAACGATTAACCCCCACCGGATCATTCCGACCAATCCAGTGCTGGATTGGTATGCTCCACATTCACGGAGCTAA
- the fmt gene encoding methionyl-tRNA formyltransferase, producing MRVTFMGTPEFSVPVLQALVDAGHDVAAVYCQPPRPAGRGKKDRPSPVQALAEALGLEVHHPVSLKDADVQAEFAALGAEVAVVVAYGLILPQVVLNAPLRGCLNIHASLLPRWRGAAPIHRAIMSGDPQTGVCIMQMEAGLDTGPVLLREATDIAAEETTAQLHDRLSTMGAALIVTALGGLDGLSPEVQLADGATYAAKIDKAEARIDWSKPATDVDRQIRGLSPFPGAWFNLGGDRIKALGSRLADGSGGAGDVLDTDLRVACGTGAVQLTRLQKAGKAAQDVEVFQLGAQIAPGTSLAEG from the coding sequence ATGCGTGTGACCTTTATGGGGACACCTGAGTTTTCGGTGCCTGTGCTGCAAGCGTTGGTCGATGCTGGCCACGACGTGGCGGCGGTCTATTGTCAGCCACCGCGTCCTGCCGGGCGTGGCAAAAAAGACCGCCCTAGCCCGGTGCAAGCCCTCGCAGAAGCGCTGGGCCTTGAGGTGCACCACCCGGTATCCTTGAAGGATGCAGATGTTCAGGCGGAATTCGCAGCCTTGGGTGCTGAAGTTGCCGTGGTCGTCGCCTACGGGTTGATTTTACCGCAAGTGGTGCTGAATGCGCCTTTGCGAGGCTGTTTGAATATCCACGCGAGCCTTTTGCCGCGCTGGCGTGGAGCCGCGCCCATTCACCGAGCGATCATGTCGGGGGATCCGCAAACCGGCGTCTGTATCATGCAGATGGAGGCAGGGTTGGATACTGGCCCTGTATTGTTGCGTGAAGCAACGGATATTGCCGCAGAAGAGACGACGGCGCAGTTGCATGACCGGCTAAGTACGATGGGCGCTGCGCTCATTGTTACGGCGCTTGGGGGGCTGGACGGTCTTTCGCCCGAGGTGCAACTGGCTGACGGCGCGACCTATGCCGCCAAGATCGACAAGGCGGAAGCGCGGATTGATTGGAGCAAACCGGCGACCGACGTAGACCGCCAAATCCGGGGGCTGTCGCCGTTCCCCGGCGCATGGTTCAACCTTGGTGGGGATCGGATCAAAGCGCTGGGCTCTCGACTGGCCGACGGGTCTGGGGGGGCTGGGGATGTGCTGGATACCGATCTGCGCGTTGCCTGTGGAACTGGAGCCGTTCAGCTGACGCGCTTGCAGAAGGCGGGCAAGGCAGCGCAGGATGTCGAAGTGTTCCAACTGGGCGCGCAAATTGCGCCTGGTACGTCACTGGCAGAAGGATAG
- a CDS encoding rhodanese-like domain-containing protein produces the protein MSLKITAAEMVARARARIEEIDSVEAIAMAADPNVQIVDLRDPRERERSGFIPGSFHCPRGMLEFWVDPDSPYFKDVFAEDKKFVFHCASGWRSAISVATLQDMGFEAAHLKEGFSGWEKAGGPVERKDD, from the coding sequence ATGTCTCTGAAAATCACAGCCGCTGAAATGGTCGCGCGCGCCCGTGCCCGCATTGAGGAAATCGACAGCGTTGAGGCGATCGCAATGGCCGCTGACCCCAACGTCCAGATCGTCGACCTACGTGATCCTCGCGAACGCGAACGCAGCGGTTTTATCCCCGGCAGTTTTCATTGCCCGCGCGGCATGCTGGAATTCTGGGTCGACCCCGACAGCCCGTACTTCAAAGATGTCTTTGCCGAGGACAAGAAGTTTGTCTTCCATTGCGCCTCTGGTTGGCGTTCCGCCATTTCCGTCGCGACATTACAAGACATGGGTTTTGAGGCAGCGCACCTCAAGGAAGGTTTCTCAGGTTGGGAAAAGGCTGGCGGCCCGGTCGAACGCAAGGACGATTAA